A region from the Streptomyces sp. 3214.6 genome encodes:
- a CDS encoding acyl-CoA dehydrogenase family protein — MDISYPPETEMFRAEVGEFLAETLPPDWKGIGALDEDAAWAFARDWRRRLVERGYLSLTWPERYGGRGLSKLHQVVLMEELALAGVPFGLPQDTFGVKMLANTLLRWGTEEQKSRFLPRILSGEDTWCQGYSEPDAGSDLASLKTRAVLDGAQWVLDGQKVWTSGAHHSDWIFVLARTNRDASKHRGISFLLVPLDQPGVEVRPFRMMSGQLHFNEVFFDGARTRADLVVGGVDNGWTVAQSLLGVERGEEAATNPILFRAEVERLVELARQYGKDQDPVIRQRIAWCWSKVEIMRCLGYRILTGWLKGAEPGPESSIAKLYWSEYHTEVTDLAMDIMGLHGQVPVGRPPLRTYRADDPGAANSSASWSTTYLIARSGTIYAGTSQVQRNILAEKVLGLPREPRASAG, encoded by the coding sequence CGCCGAGACGCTGCCGCCGGACTGGAAGGGCATCGGCGCGCTGGACGAGGACGCGGCCTGGGCCTTCGCCCGGGACTGGCGCCGCCGGCTCGTCGAGCGCGGCTACCTCTCCCTCACCTGGCCCGAGCGGTACGGCGGGCGCGGCCTGTCCAAGCTGCATCAGGTCGTCCTGATGGAGGAGCTCGCGCTGGCCGGGGTGCCGTTCGGGCTGCCGCAGGACACCTTCGGGGTGAAGATGCTGGCGAACACGCTGCTGCGCTGGGGCACGGAGGAGCAGAAGAGCCGTTTCCTCCCGCGGATCCTCAGCGGCGAGGACACCTGGTGCCAGGGGTACTCGGAGCCGGACGCGGGCTCGGACCTGGCCTCCCTGAAGACGCGCGCCGTACTGGACGGTGCGCAATGGGTGCTCGACGGACAGAAGGTGTGGACATCCGGCGCCCATCACAGTGACTGGATCTTCGTCCTGGCCCGTACGAACCGGGACGCGTCCAAGCACCGCGGGATCTCGTTCCTTCTTGTGCCGTTGGACCAACCCGGTGTCGAGGTACGGCCGTTCCGCATGATGAGCGGGCAGCTGCACTTCAATGAGGTCTTCTTCGACGGCGCCCGCACCCGCGCGGATCTCGTCGTCGGAGGCGTCGACAACGGCTGGACGGTCGCGCAGAGCCTGCTGGGCGTCGAGCGCGGGGAGGAGGCGGCGACCAACCCCATCCTGTTCCGGGCGGAGGTGGAACGCCTCGTGGAACTGGCCCGCCAGTACGGCAAGGACCAGGATCCCGTCATCCGGCAGCGGATCGCCTGGTGCTGGTCCAAGGTCGAGATCATGCGCTGCCTCGGGTACCGGATCCTCACCGGCTGGCTCAAGGGCGCCGAGCCGGGGCCCGAGTCGTCGATCGCCAAGCTGTACTGGAGCGAGTACCACACCGAGGTCACCGATCTGGCGATGGACATCATGGGCCTGCACGGCCAGGTGCCGGTCGGCCGACCGCCCCTGCGCACCTACCGCGCCGACGACCCCGGCGCCGCGAACTCCTCGGCGTCCTGGTCGACGACGTACCTGATCGCCCGCTCGGGCACGATCTACGCGGGCACGTCCCAGGTCCAGCGAAACATCCTCGCGGAAAAGGTCCTGGGCCTCCCCCGCGAGCCGCGCGCGAGCGCCGGCTAG
- a CDS encoding DUF2889 domain-containing protein codes for MSRAELPLHRRTITVTAHEEEGGGEISVEAELRDERPWEAPPGGVLHRMTLTVRVRLDDMVITAAGADMRAFPHAECPLIAPVFDGLVGLGVAAGYNRAIQERFRGVSGCTHLYELTRALGPAVVQAAISAGALRRAADGAPVHNPRATAGILNSCHIWAPNGVGLRKLDAGWHPGTGPRPVPEIGTFEPPGGP; via the coding sequence ATGAGCCGCGCCGAGCTGCCGCTGCACCGCCGCACGATCACCGTCACGGCCCACGAGGAGGAGGGCGGGGGCGAGATCTCCGTCGAGGCGGAACTGCGCGACGAGCGCCCCTGGGAGGCGCCGCCGGGCGGGGTCCTCCACCGGATGACGCTGACCGTGCGGGTCCGCCTCGACGACATGGTGATCACGGCGGCCGGCGCGGACATGCGGGCCTTCCCGCACGCGGAGTGCCCGCTGATCGCGCCGGTCTTCGACGGCCTGGTCGGGCTCGGTGTCGCCGCCGGATACAACCGGGCGATCCAGGAGCGCTTCCGTGGTGTCTCCGGCTGCACGCACCTGTACGAGCTGACCCGTGCCCTCGGCCCCGCGGTCGTGCAGGCGGCGATCTCGGCGGGCGCGCTGCGCCGCGCCGCCGACGGCGCACCGGTCCACAACCCGCGCGCTACGGCGGGCATTCTGAACAGCTGCCACATCTGGGCACCGAACGGCGTGGGCCTCCGAAAACTCGACGCAGGCTGGCACCCGGGCACAGGCCCCCGCCCAGTCCCGGAGATCGGCACTTTCGAGCCCCCCGGCGGCCCCTGA
- a CDS encoding enoyl-CoA hydratase-related protein translates to MTENPTPVILTELNPDGVMLLTLNRPERHNAWTLEMELLYNELFDRAEADPRVRAVVLTGAGRSFCPGMDMSVLDGASSGARPWPTGQLPPRTRPMTFPKPVVAAVNGACAGIGFNQALMCDVRFAVPHAKFAAAFSARGLVAEDGVSWILPRLVGHGNAADLLLSSRRVTGTEALSMGLINRLAEPEELLPAALAYATELARTASPYAMSLIKRQLADDQARTFTESSDSAAALLAVAKRAPDYREGVLSFIERRRPEFAGLGETAPESAQTAS, encoded by the coding sequence ATGACCGAGAATCCGACCCCGGTGATCCTCACCGAACTCAACCCCGACGGGGTCATGCTCCTCACCCTCAACCGTCCCGAGCGGCACAACGCCTGGACGCTGGAGATGGAGCTGCTCTACAACGAGCTGTTCGACCGGGCGGAGGCGGATCCGCGGGTACGGGCCGTGGTGCTCACCGGCGCCGGGCGCAGCTTCTGCCCGGGGATGGACATGAGCGTGCTGGACGGGGCGTCGTCGGGCGCCCGCCCTTGGCCCACCGGGCAGCTGCCGCCGCGCACCCGTCCCATGACCTTCCCGAAGCCCGTGGTGGCGGCCGTCAACGGTGCCTGTGCGGGCATCGGGTTCAATCAGGCGCTGATGTGCGACGTCCGGTTCGCGGTGCCCCACGCCAAGTTCGCGGCCGCCTTCAGCGCACGCGGGCTGGTGGCCGAGGACGGCGTGTCGTGGATCCTGCCCCGGCTGGTCGGCCACGGCAACGCCGCCGACCTGCTGCTGTCCTCGCGCCGCGTCACCGGGACGGAGGCCCTGTCGATGGGTCTCATCAACCGCCTGGCCGAACCGGAGGAACTGCTCCCGGCGGCGCTGGCGTACGCGACCGAACTGGCGCGCACGGCCAGCCCGTACGCGATGTCGCTGATCAAGCGGCAGCTCGCCGACGACCAGGCGAGGACCTTCACCGAGAGCAGCGACAGCGCGGCCGCGCTCCTGGCCGTGGCCAAGCGCGCCCCGGACTACAGGGAGGGCGTGCTCAGCTTCATCGAGCGCCGACGGCCGGAGTTCGCGGGACTCGGGGAGACGGCGCCGGAGTCGGCGCAGACCGCGTCATGA
- a CDS encoding FadR/GntR family transcriptional regulator — MAEAARASETATVPAPARNRVGRQVRVPKTAELVAAHLRRQIVRGELKPGDALPPESGLMEQFGISRPTLREAFRVLESESLITVRRGAHGGARVSAPDADVAARFAGLILEYRGATLGDIYRAAALIEPPCARQLAAKHTADDIKRLRDAVAAEKAALDDPLTLVDAQDAFHALLVELTGNQTLILLCSMLRNIIDRANASYTAAATDAEAQKAQALKGHRAHVRLVGLIESGKADEAEKLWQRHISSADDVVNAAGPKTVLELLD, encoded by the coding sequence GTGGCCGAGGCAGCCCGCGCAAGCGAAACGGCGACCGTGCCCGCCCCCGCCCGCAACCGCGTCGGACGCCAGGTGCGAGTGCCGAAGACCGCCGAACTGGTCGCGGCCCACCTGCGCCGCCAGATCGTACGGGGCGAACTGAAGCCGGGCGACGCACTGCCGCCGGAGTCGGGACTGATGGAGCAGTTCGGCATCTCGCGGCCGACCCTGCGCGAGGCGTTCCGCGTGCTGGAGTCGGAGTCCCTGATCACGGTGCGCCGTGGCGCCCACGGCGGCGCCCGGGTGAGCGCGCCCGACGCGGACGTCGCCGCCCGCTTCGCCGGCCTGATCCTCGAGTACCGCGGCGCCACCCTGGGCGACATCTACCGCGCCGCAGCCCTCATCGAGCCGCCCTGCGCCCGCCAGCTCGCCGCCAAGCACACCGCGGACGACATCAAGCGGCTGCGCGACGCGGTGGCCGCCGAGAAGGCCGCCCTGGACGACCCGCTCACCCTGGTCGACGCCCAGGACGCCTTCCACGCCCTCCTGGTCGAGCTCACCGGCAACCAGACCCTGATCCTGCTGTGCAGCATGCTGCGCAACATCATCGACCGGGCCAACGCCTCGTACACCGCGGCCGCGACCGACGCCGAGGCCCAGAAGGCGCAGGCCCTCAAGGGGCACCGGGCGCATGTACGGCTGGTCGGCCTGATCGAGTCCGGCAAGGCGGACGAGGCCGAGAAGCTGTGGCAGCGACACATCTCCAGCGCCGACGACGTCGTGAACGCCGCCGGCCCCAAGACGGTGCTGGAGCTCCTCGACTGA
- a CDS encoding amidohydrolase family protein, translating into MAEQRKRIFDCDQHMYEERDSFTRYLPKEFLGAAVAPVTLPDGREVILAGDRIVVCLEPEFGQVYRPGSLKEMLKAMASGNPEETYQFEPMHESYQNRESRLRVMDEQGLDQTIMYPGGWALVAEEYVKGVEPLYANYHSFNRYMNEVWGFDHQGRIYSPALLSLRDLPSAVRELEHVLNQGARFILLPTGPVYGRSPGDPYFDPFWKLVDEAKASVCYHISEFYYNSQVAPSWGFDPHPIHFRMSAWQWQNTYGQRPVEETLSALIFDNLFGRFPNINVLVSEFGSEWVPHFVRHMDKSRGMGRNGPWIGGQLDERPSQIFRKHIRVVPYPEDDIVGVVRRLGHQESIVMGSDFPHAEGLAAPGDFRKLIAELDESAQDDIMYNNAQQLISR; encoded by the coding sequence ATGGCCGAACAGCGCAAGCGCATCTTCGACTGCGACCAGCACATGTACGAGGAGCGGGACTCCTTCACCCGCTACCTACCGAAGGAGTTCCTCGGTGCGGCGGTCGCACCGGTGACGCTCCCGGACGGGCGGGAGGTGATCCTCGCCGGGGACCGGATCGTCGTATGCCTGGAACCGGAGTTCGGGCAGGTGTACCGGCCCGGTTCGCTGAAGGAGATGCTCAAGGCGATGGCCTCGGGCAATCCCGAGGAGACGTACCAGTTCGAGCCGATGCACGAGTCGTACCAGAACCGCGAGTCACGGCTGCGGGTCATGGACGAGCAGGGGCTCGACCAGACGATCATGTACCCGGGCGGCTGGGCACTGGTCGCCGAGGAGTACGTGAAGGGCGTCGAACCGCTCTACGCCAACTACCACTCGTTCAACCGCTATATGAACGAGGTGTGGGGCTTCGACCATCAGGGCCGCATCTACTCCCCCGCGCTGCTGTCGCTGCGCGACCTGCCGAGCGCGGTCAGGGAACTGGAGCACGTCCTGAACCAGGGCGCCCGCTTCATCCTGCTGCCCACCGGACCGGTGTACGGCCGCTCGCCGGGCGACCCGTACTTCGACCCGTTCTGGAAGCTGGTCGACGAGGCCAAGGCGAGCGTCTGCTACCACATCAGCGAGTTCTACTACAACTCGCAGGTGGCGCCCTCCTGGGGCTTCGACCCGCACCCGATCCACTTCCGGATGTCGGCCTGGCAGTGGCAGAACACCTACGGCCAGCGTCCCGTCGAGGAGACGCTGTCCGCGCTGATCTTCGACAACCTCTTCGGGCGTTTCCCGAACATCAACGTCCTGGTGTCCGAGTTCGGCTCCGAGTGGGTGCCGCACTTCGTACGCCATATGGACAAGAGCCGGGGCATGGGCCGCAACGGCCCCTGGATCGGCGGGCAGTTGGACGAGCGGCCGAGCCAGATCTTCCGCAAGCACATCCGTGTGGTGCCCTACCCCGAGGACGACATCGTGGGCGTCGTCAGGCGGCTCGGCCACCAAGAGTCCATCGTCATGGGCTCCGACTTCCCGCACGCGGAGGGCCTGGCCGCTCCCGGCGACTTCCGCAAGCTCATCGCGGAGCTCGACGAGTCCGCCCAGGACGACATCATGTACAACAACGCCCAGCAGCTGATCAGCCGCTGA
- a CDS encoding serine hydrolase domain-containing protein, whose amino-acid sequence MPDPVDPQRLDALLSRIRLEVEHGPLPSAQVAVARDSRLVAFQTYGDAHPGTRYVLQSVGRSIVAGVVWKLIGEGLLDVGERVAAIIPEFAPNGKETVTVEQVLTHTAGFPFAPLGYPKMLDREQRLAAFGRWRLDHPPGSRFQFHLTSAAWLIAEIVERRTGLAFADYLHERIAVPLGLTSIELGVPVDRQPGSVAPMLATDRTDDGQEPDPWGPWYLSDPKVLAAGEPSHALVATAADVALYFQALVHSGMWKPGAVAEGTRIRLTGHPYGEQIYGGGGGRRTSMGLFVTVAGPDAGSNLPSTGSPALFGSAGAAYQLGFMDPESGLSFACLSNGYPLAGYDHSPRGTAFLTDIANLAAGLVG is encoded by the coding sequence GTGCCTGACCCCGTCGACCCACAGCGACTCGACGCCCTGCTGAGCCGTATCCGCCTGGAGGTGGAGCACGGCCCCCTGCCGTCGGCCCAGGTCGCCGTCGCCCGCGACAGCCGGCTGGTGGCCTTCCAGACCTACGGCGACGCTCACCCCGGCACCCGGTACGTCCTCCAGTCCGTCGGACGGTCGATCGTCGCGGGCGTGGTGTGGAAGCTGATCGGCGAGGGGCTCCTGGACGTGGGCGAGCGGGTCGCCGCGATCATCCCGGAGTTCGCGCCGAACGGGAAGGAGACGGTGACGGTCGAGCAGGTGCTCACGCACACCGCCGGATTCCCCTTCGCGCCCCTCGGATACCCCAAGATGCTCGACCGCGAGCAGCGGCTCGCCGCGTTCGGCCGCTGGCGGCTGGACCACCCGCCCGGCAGCCGGTTCCAGTTCCACCTCACCTCGGCGGCCTGGCTGATCGCCGAGATCGTCGAGCGGCGCACGGGCCTCGCCTTCGCCGACTACCTGCACGAGCGGATCGCAGTGCCGCTGGGCCTGACGTCGATCGAGCTGGGCGTGCCGGTGGACCGGCAGCCGGGCAGTGTCGCCCCGATGCTCGCCACCGACCGCACCGACGACGGCCAGGAACCCGACCCCTGGGGTCCGTGGTACCTGTCCGACCCGAAGGTCCTCGCGGCCGGGGAACCCAGCCACGCCCTGGTCGCGACCGCCGCCGACGTCGCGCTCTACTTCCAGGCGCTGGTCCACTCCGGCATGTGGAAACCCGGGGCGGTGGCGGAGGGGACACGGATCCGGCTGACCGGCCATCCGTACGGCGAGCAGATCTACGGGGGCGGCGGCGGTCGCCGGACCAGCATGGGGCTGTTCGTGACCGTGGCCGGACCCGACGCGGGGAGCAACCTGCCGTCGACCGGCTCGCCCGCGCTCTTCGGCAGCGCCGGCGCGGCCTACCAACTGGGCTTCATGGACCCGGAGTCCGGCCTGTCCTTCGCCTGTCTGAGCAACGGCTACCCGCTCGCCGGCTACGACCACTCGCCGCGCGGCACCGCGTTCCTCACCGACATCGCGAACCTGGCGGCGGGCCTGGTCGGTTAG
- a CDS encoding class I adenylate-forming enzyme family protein has translation MAAAQEPGQPATWTAMVNRAYDHARPAVRFGDLTWTGRELLDRAAGAADWLDTLGLEPGAPVAALVATSADALALVIGGAGSGHPLAPLGVRMTAYEIARVVKELRAQVLLAQPEFTELGHQVAELSGRRVALVPELHTCVRDLTARPDELAAVLHTSGTTGLPKPVPMTQRRLAARARVNGRLCGLDPDSFYGGSAPFHHIAGLGNLAVALAAGALITGLPRFTVAGWGLLRHLGTTHTSMVPAMLETLLAAGEARHETLRTLQYGGAPIRPGTLRRTYEAMPGVRMLNMFGQTEGSPISVLTPEDHREAVAGRTELLRSVGRPAPGVELRVDDAGPDGIGEIHARADHFFRIDAEGWLHSGDLGRVARDGYLYLVGRRTDMIIRGGENVHPLEVETVLTAHPGVADAAVTGVPDERLGQTVVAFVVPADPAAPPQPAALRSHTRARLSGFKVPVRWWFVDDLPRNANGKVVRRRLREPYQGGTRA, from the coding sequence GTGGCCGCCGCGCAGGAGCCGGGGCAGCCGGCCACCTGGACCGCGATGGTGAACCGCGCCTACGACCATGCCCGCCCCGCCGTCCGGTTCGGCGATCTGACCTGGACCGGACGCGAACTCCTCGACCGGGCGGCGGGAGCGGCCGACTGGCTGGACACCCTCGGCCTGGAGCCCGGCGCCCCGGTGGCCGCCCTCGTCGCCACCTCTGCCGACGCACTCGCGCTGGTGATCGGCGGCGCCGGATCCGGCCATCCGCTCGCACCGCTCGGCGTCCGGATGACAGCATACGAGATCGCCCGTGTGGTCAAGGAGCTACGGGCTCAAGTCCTGCTGGCCCAGCCCGAGTTCACGGAGCTCGGCCACCAGGTCGCCGAACTCTCCGGCCGACGGGTGGCCCTAGTACCCGAACTGCACACATGCGTACGGGACTTGACGGCTCGACCCGACGAACTCGCGGCCGTACTGCACACCTCCGGGACGACGGGACTGCCCAAACCCGTCCCCATGACCCAGCGGCGCCTGGCCGCCCGGGCCCGTGTGAACGGCCGGCTGTGCGGGCTCGACCCCGACAGCTTCTACGGCGGCAGCGCGCCCTTCCACCACATCGCGGGCCTCGGCAACCTCGCCGTCGCCCTCGCCGCCGGCGCGCTGATCACCGGACTGCCTCGCTTCACCGTCGCGGGCTGGGGCCTGCTGAGGCACCTCGGCACCACGCACACGAGCATGGTCCCGGCGATGCTGGAGACCCTGCTGGCGGCCGGGGAGGCACGGCACGAGACCCTGCGGACCCTCCAGTACGGCGGCGCGCCCATCCGCCCCGGCACCCTGCGGCGCACGTACGAGGCGATGCCCGGCGTCCGCATGCTCAACATGTTCGGCCAGACCGAGGGCTCGCCGATCAGCGTGCTCACCCCCGAGGACCACCGGGAGGCGGTCGCCGGACGCACCGAACTGCTGCGCTCCGTGGGGCGGCCCGCCCCGGGGGTCGAGCTCAGGGTCGACGACGCGGGACCGGACGGCATCGGCGAGATCCACGCCCGCGCCGACCATTTCTTCCGGATCGACGCCGAGGGCTGGCTGCACAGCGGCGACCTGGGCCGAGTGGCACGGGACGGCTATCTCTACCTCGTCGGCCGCCGCACCGACATGATCATCCGGGGCGGCGAGAACGTCCATCCGCTGGAGGTCGAGACGGTCCTGACCGCTCATCCCGGCGTCGCGGACGCGGCGGTGACGGGCGTACCCGACGAGCGGCTGGGGCAGACCGTCGTCGCCTTCGTCGTCCCGGCCGATCCCGCCGCCCCGCCGCAGCCGGCGGCGCTCAGGAGTCATACCCGTGCCCGGCTGTCCGGGTTCAAGGTCCCCGTCCGCTGGTGGTTCGTGGACGACCTGCCCCGCAACGCCAACGGCAAGGTCGTACGCCGTCGTCTGCGGGAGCCGTACCAAGGAGGAACGCGTGCCTGA
- a CDS encoding MaoC family dehydratase has product MSVSVADIKVGESRERVVVGDLKRTRIVQYAGASGDFNPLHTDERFAVEAAGYPGVFAHGMLTMGMTGRVLTDWVGPKALLRYGVRFKAQVWPGDTLTATATVDSIEDTPSGPVAHFLLRTVNQDGVEVVTGTAAARLEP; this is encoded by the coding sequence ATGAGCGTGAGTGTGGCCGACATCAAGGTCGGCGAGAGCCGCGAGCGCGTCGTCGTCGGCGACCTGAAGCGCACCCGGATCGTGCAGTACGCCGGCGCCTCCGGCGACTTCAACCCGCTGCACACCGACGAACGGTTCGCCGTCGAGGCCGCGGGATACCCGGGCGTGTTCGCCCACGGCATGCTGACGATGGGCATGACCGGCCGGGTCCTCACCGACTGGGTCGGCCCGAAGGCGCTGCTGCGCTACGGCGTGCGCTTCAAGGCCCAGGTCTGGCCCGGCGACACCCTGACGGCCACCGCCACCGTCGACTCGATCGAGGACACGCCGTCCGGCCCGGTCGCCCACTTCTTGCTGCGCACCGTGAACCAGGACGGCGTCGAGGTGGTCACCGGCACCGCGGCGGCCCGCCTGGAGCCCTGA
- a CDS encoding FAS1-like dehydratase domain-containing protein, translating into MTGQPFPVEAGHIMMFARAIGDENPAYRGDTALAPPTFTMASAHHDPGYHLRPKPDEEWFGSGGGPGVMTEGGGGLHAEQHFEYHRPVRAGETLYAHTVPGRDWEKQGRSGRLLFSERITEYRDADGEPVVSAVTVAVVPEGPATPKDAR; encoded by the coding sequence ATGACAGGGCAACCGTTCCCCGTCGAGGCCGGGCACATCATGATGTTCGCCCGCGCCATCGGCGACGAGAACCCCGCGTACCGGGGCGACACCGCGCTCGCCCCGCCCACCTTCACCATGGCGAGCGCCCACCACGACCCCGGCTACCACCTGCGGCCCAAGCCGGACGAGGAGTGGTTCGGCTCCGGCGGCGGCCCCGGGGTGATGACCGAGGGCGGCGGCGGGCTGCACGCCGAGCAGCACTTCGAGTACCACCGCCCGGTGCGCGCCGGCGAGACCCTCTACGCGCACACCGTCCCCGGACGCGACTGGGAGAAGCAGGGCCGCAGCGGCCGTCTCCTCTTCAGTGAGCGCATCACCGAGTACCGGGACGCCGACGGCGAGCCGGTCGTCAGCGCAGTGACCGTGGCCGTCGTCCCCGAGGGCCCCGCGACCCCGAAGGACGCCCGATGA
- a CDS encoding enoyl-CoA hydratase-related protein produces the protein MSEDADDLVLYEVDEDGVATLTLNRPERKNAWSIPMENRFFALVDQAAQDPAVRVVIVTGAGRAFCPGMDMQRLEQNSRPGQSLGLHARVPMYSRRNLPKPVIAAVNGACAGIGLVQALICDIRFAARGARFTTAFTRRGLAGEYNLPYVLPRVIGLENALDLLLSGRVFDADEAKALGLVSRVVEPEDLLDAARAYARDIARNCSPRAMAVVRHQVYGDLDRPFTDALARSYSAMEFFAGSPDFREGVASFMEKREPRFEGLPPDFDPDDAVRDAFLPY, from the coding sequence ATGTCCGAAGACGCTGACGACCTGGTCCTGTACGAGGTCGACGAGGACGGCGTGGCCACGCTCACCCTCAACCGCCCCGAGCGGAAGAACGCCTGGAGCATCCCCATGGAGAACCGCTTCTTCGCGCTTGTGGACCAGGCCGCGCAGGACCCCGCCGTCCGCGTCGTGATCGTCACCGGCGCCGGCCGTGCGTTCTGTCCCGGGATGGACATGCAGCGTCTGGAGCAGAACTCCCGACCGGGCCAGTCGCTGGGGCTCCACGCGCGCGTCCCCATGTACAGCAGGCGGAACCTGCCCAAGCCGGTGATCGCCGCCGTCAACGGCGCCTGCGCCGGCATCGGCCTCGTCCAGGCGCTCATCTGCGACATCCGCTTCGCCGCCCGCGGAGCCCGCTTCACCACCGCCTTCACCCGGCGCGGCCTGGCCGGCGAGTACAACCTGCCGTATGTGCTGCCGCGCGTCATCGGGCTGGAGAACGCGCTCGACCTGCTGCTGTCCGGCCGGGTCTTCGACGCCGACGAGGCGAAGGCCCTCGGCCTCGTCAGCCGCGTCGTCGAACCCGAGGACCTGCTGGACGCCGCCCGCGCCTACGCCCGGGACATCGCCCGCAACTGCTCCCCGCGCGCCATGGCCGTCGTACGTCACCAGGTGTACGGAGACCTGGACCGCCCCTTCACCGACGCCCTCGCCCGCTCCTACTCCGCCATGGAGTTCTTCGCGGGCTCGCCGGACTTCCGCGAGGGCGTGGCGAGCTTCATGGAGAAACGGGAGCCGAGGTTCGAGGGACTGCCCCCGGACTTCGATCCGGACGACGCCGTCCGCGACGCGTTCCTGCCGTACTGA
- a CDS encoding PaaI family thioesterase yields the protein MTVAARTLTEQEQRERRAWFRARWERGVAFNRRCRIRVTRWDPEAVEIVLPYAESLSAHEDVFHGGVISALIDTAGAGAVIAGHDFAKGSRLSTVSMSVQYLAPARGREAVAYARCVRRGHRVHFADVDVMTDGRLCARGQVVVTISGERPGVGDPIEPLTEE from the coding sequence ATGACCGTCGCGGCGAGGACCCTCACCGAACAGGAACAGCGCGAACGCCGGGCCTGGTTCCGGGCCCGCTGGGAACGAGGCGTCGCCTTCAACCGCCGCTGCCGCATCCGGGTGACGCGCTGGGACCCGGAAGCGGTCGAGATCGTGCTGCCCTACGCCGAGTCCCTCTCCGCCCATGAGGACGTCTTCCACGGCGGGGTGATCTCGGCGCTCATCGACACCGCGGGCGCCGGCGCCGTGATCGCCGGGCACGACTTCGCCAAGGGGAGCCGACTGAGCACCGTGTCGATGTCGGTGCAGTACCTGGCGCCCGCCCGCGGCCGGGAGGCCGTCGCCTACGCCCGCTGTGTGCGTCGCGGCCACCGAGTGCACTTCGCCGACGTCGACGTGATGACCGACGGACGCCTCTGCGCCCGGGGACAGGTGGTGGTCACCATCTCCGGGGAGCGGCCGGGCGTCGGCGATCCCATCGAACCGCTGACCGAGGAGTGA
- a CDS encoding CaiB/BaiF CoA transferase family protein, with protein sequence MPSTALAGIRILDLSRVLAAPLATQMLADLGAEVVKVERPGVGDDSRTYGPPFAPGTDTAAFYLSCNRNKRSVTVNHATAEGQELIRALAVRSDVLVENFRTGTLAKYGLDHESLLELNPRLVYLSVTGFGQTGPYAERPGYDGVFQAMSGMMSVSGHPEEPMKVGVSMVDVLTGLYAATAVLAALRHRDVTGEGQFVDLSLLDCGLASLSHFAMNYLVSGEVPTRRGNGGYGGIPSQAFLCKDKPLFLVAGNDKQFTAFCAAADRTDLLQDPRFATTSARIAHREEILPVLEAILRTRTRDEWLAVLDEHDVPAGPFNEMPEVFADPQIQHRGMLVEVDDPVSGRLPLLANPIRFTATPVGGYSAPPALGEHTAEVLHSLLGVTQDQLSELRGRGVV encoded by the coding sequence ATGCCGTCGACCGCCCTGGCCGGGATCCGCATCCTCGATCTGTCCCGCGTCCTCGCGGCGCCGCTGGCCACCCAGATGCTGGCCGACCTTGGCGCCGAGGTCGTCAAGGTGGAGCGGCCGGGAGTGGGTGACGACTCACGGACGTACGGGCCGCCCTTCGCCCCGGGGACGGACACCGCCGCGTTCTACCTCTCCTGCAACCGCAACAAGCGGTCCGTCACCGTCAACCACGCCACCGCCGAGGGGCAGGAGCTGATCCGTGCGCTCGCCGTCCGGTCGGACGTGCTGGTCGAGAACTTCCGGACGGGGACGCTCGCGAAGTACGGCCTCGACCACGAGAGCCTGCTGGAGCTCAACCCACGGTTGGTCTATCTCTCGGTGACGGGCTTCGGGCAGACCGGCCCGTACGCCGAGCGCCCCGGCTACGACGGCGTCTTCCAGGCCATGTCCGGGATGATGAGCGTCTCCGGGCACCCCGAGGAGCCGATGAAGGTCGGGGTCAGCATGGTCGACGTCCTCACCGGCCTGTACGCCGCCACGGCCGTGCTCGCGGCGCTGCGACACCGGGACGTCACCGGCGAGGGCCAGTTCGTCGACCTGTCCCTGCTGGACTGCGGGCTGGCCTCGCTGTCGCACTTCGCCATGAACTACCTGGTCTCCGGTGAGGTGCCCACCCGGCGCGGCAACGGCGGGTACGGCGGCATCCCGTCCCAGGCGTTCCTGTGCAAGGACAAGCCGCTCTTCCTGGTCGCGGGCAACGACAAGCAGTTCACCGCGTTCTGCGCGGCAGCCGACCGCACCGATCTCCTCCAGGACCCCCGGTTCGCCACCACCTCCGCCCGGATCGCCCACCGCGAGGAGATCCTGCCGGTCCTGGAGGCGATCCTGCGTACCCGGACCCGGGACGAATGGCTGGCCGTACTCGACGAACACGACGTCCCCGCGGGCCCGTTCAACGAGATGCCAGAGGTCTTCGCCGACCCGCAGATCCAGCACCGGGGGATGCTGGTCGAGGTCGACGACCCGGTGTCGGGACGACTGCCGCTGCTGGCCAATCCCATCCGCTTCACGGCGACCCCGGTCGGGGGGTACTCCGCGCCGCCTGCGCTGGGTGAGCACACGGCCGAAGTCCTGCACAGCCTGCTCGGGGTGACGCAGGATCAGCTTTCGGAACTGCGGGGGCGGGGGGTTGTGTGA